The following coding sequences are from one Plasmodium gaboni strain SY75 chromosome 10, whole genome shotgun sequence window:
- a CDS encoding exported protein (PHISTc) → DTDSKGHNNYVQENGGNIKSRILTEVILKNLEKYIEENDGNCVEERCYYLKEPKENNPEECEEKKKCLREEFEKYEPYQNPKEEAKELGVDDEENKNNIRPFEVLTEEEFNKRINILRGSIFLYEVYGLWNYLNQREKRKYTTIKEELWKVCEDLSVKYNVPQECTMKEWKKVRKYMKEELLKKKEEDEKDFQYFVDDNIYTRWEYIAFITDKKESWKVFRHMIKEKWKDMLLKNFEKYMEEIFDKKMEKHRKKCKENYKSREGL, encoded by the coding sequence GATACTGATTCAAAGGGGCATAATAATTACGTGCAAGAAAATGGGGGGAATATTAAGAGTAGAATATTAACAGAGgttatattaaaaaatttggAGAAATATATCGAAGAAAATGATGGGAATTGTGTAGAAGAAAGATGctattatttaaaagaGCCTAAGGAAAATAATCCAGAAGAATGtgaagaaaagaaaaaatgtTTAAGAGAAgaatttgaaaaatatgaacCATATCAGAATCCAAAAGAAGAAGCAAAAGAATTAGGTGTtgatgatgaagaaaataaaaataatattagaCCATTTGAAGTATTGACAGAAGAAGAATTTAATAAgagaataaatatattaagaggaagtatatttttatatgaagTATATGGTTTATGgaattatttaaatcaacgtgagaaaagaaaatatacaaCCATAAAAGAAGAACTATGGAAAGTATGTGAAGATTTATCTGTCAAATATAATGTACCTCAAGAATGCACAATGAAAGAATGGAAAAAAGttagaaaatatatgaaagaagaacttttaaaaaaaaaagaagaagatgaAAAAGATTTCCAATATTTTGtagatgataatatttatactaGATGGGAATATATTGCTTTTATAACGGATAAAAAAGAATCATGGAAAGTATTTAGACATATgattaaagaaaaatggaaagatatgttattaaaaaattttgaaaaatatatggaagaaatatttgataaaaaaatggaaaaacatagaaaaaaatgtaaagaaaattataaatcTCGTGAAGgattataa
- a CDS encoding DNA polymerase delta catalytic subunit gives MEELKTCPFTNVIPYGLLYDKLKKEKNNEVPENYVIEEFDKLLKNYERPNVYDEIGNATFKNDEDLITFQIDLDYTVENIFKNMIYNEGSSNNSILNDIFMPYRILLSKDKNYVSVPIIRIYSLRKDGCSVLINVHNFFPYFYVEKPDDFDNEDLIKLEMLMNENLNLNSQYKIYEKKILKIEIVKTESLMYFKKNGKKDFLKITVLLPKMVPSLKKYFEGIVHVNNKEIGGIVYEANLPFILRYIIDQKITGSSWIKCKKGHYYIRNKNKKISNCTFEIDISYEHVEPITLENEYQQIPKLRILSFDIECIKLDGKGFPEAKNDPIIQISSILYFQGEPIDNCTKFIFTLLECASIPGSNVIWFNDEKTLLEAWNEFIIRIDPDFLTGYNIINFDLPYILNRGTALNLKKLKFLGRIKNVASTVKDSSFSSKQFGTHETKEINIFGRIQFDVYDLIKRDYKLKSYTLNYVSFEFLKEQKEDVHYSIMNDLQNESPESRKRIATYCIKDGVLPLRLIDKLLFIYNYVEMARVTGTPFVYLLTRGQQIKVTSQLYRKCKELNYVIPSTYMKVNTNEKYEGATVLEPIKGYYIEPISTLDFASLYPSIMIAHNLCYSTLIKSNNEVSDLQSDDITTIQGKNNLKFVKKNVKKGILPLIVEELIEARKKVKLLIKNEKNNITKMVLNGRQLALKISANSVYGYTGASSGGQLPCLEVAVSITTLGRSMIEKTKERVESFYSKNNGYEHNSTVIYGDTDSVMVKFGTNNIEEAMTLGKDAAERISKEFLAPIKLEFEKVYCPYLLLNKKRYAGLLYTNPNKHDKMDCKGIETVRRDFCILIQQMMETVLNKLLIEKNLNSAIEYTKSKIKELLTNNIDMSLLVVTKSLGKTDYETRLPHVELAKKLKQRDSATAPNVGDRVSYIIVKGVKGQAQYERAEDPLYVLDNNLAIDYNHYLDAIKSPLSRIFEVIMQNSDSLFSGDHTRHKTILTSSQTALSKFLKKSVRCIGCNSSIKKPPLCNHCKENKEFSIYMQKIKDFKSKQNEFFQLWTECQRCQGNLHVDVICMNRDCPIFYRRAKIKKDVANLQEQVTSLRMDW, from the coding sequence ATGGAAGAACTGAAAACTTGCCCATTCACGAATGTGATTCCGTACGGGTTGttatatgataaattaaaaaaagagaaaaataatgaagTACCAGAAAATTATGTAATAGAAGAATTTGATAAGCtgttaaaaaattatgagAGACCAAATGTATACGATGAGATAGGAAATGCAACATTTAAGAACGATGAAGATTTGATAACATTTCAAATAGATTTAGATTATACAGTAgagaatatatttaaaaatatgatatataacGAAGGTAGTTCAAATAATagtatattaaatgatatatttatgcCATATAGGATATTATTAAGtaaagataaaaattatgtgTCTGTTCCTATTATTCGTATATATAGTTTAAGAAAAGATGGATGTAGTGTATTAATAAAtgttcataatttttttccttatttttatgttgAAAAACCTGATGATTTTGATAATGAagatttaataaaattagaAATGTTAATGAATGAgaatttaaatttaaatagtcaatataaaatatatgaaaagaaaatattaaaaattgaAATTGTAAAAACAGAAAGTTTAAtgtattttaaaaaaaatggaaaaaaagattttttaaaaattacAGTTTTATTACCAAAAATGGTACCctcattaaaaaaatattttgaagGTATTGTTcatgtaaataataaagaaattgGTGGAATTGTATATGAAGCTAATTTACCATTTATAttaagatatataattgaTCAAAAAATTACAGGATCATCATGGATAAAGTGTAAAAAAGgtcattattatataagaaataaaaataaaaaaatatcaaatTGTACATTCGAAATTGATATTAGTTATGAACATGTAGAACCAATTACTTTAGAAAATGAATATCAACAAATACCTAAATTAAGAATTCTTTCATTTGATATTGAATGTATAAAATTAGATGGTAAAGGATTTCCAGAAGCAAAAAATGATCCTATTATTCAAATTTCAtctattttatattttcaagGCGAACCTATTGATAATTGTacaaaatttatttttacacTTCTTGAATGTGCCAGTATACCAGGTTCAAATGTTATATGGTttaatgatgaaaaaacCTTGTTAGAAGCATGGAatgaatttattattagaaTTGATCCTGATTTTCTAACTGgatataatatcattaatTTTGATTTACCTTATATACTAAATAGAGGTACAGctttaaatttaaaaaaattgaaattTTTAGGtagaataaaaaatgttgCAAGCACAGTTAAAGATTCTAGTTTTTCATCTAAACAATTTGGTACACATGaaacaaaagaaataaatattttcgGAAGAATACAATTTGATGTTTATGATTTAATTAAAAGAGATTATAAATTGAAATCATATACATTAAATTATGTTTCttttgaatttttaaaagaacaaaaagAAGATGTACATTATAGTATAATGAATGATTTACAAAACGAAAGTCCAGAATCTAGAAAAAGAATAGCAACATATTGTATTAAAGATGGTGTATTACCATTAAGATTAATagataaattattatttatttataactATGTTGAAATGGCTAGAGTTACTGGAACACcatttgtatatttattaacaCGTGGACAACAAATTAAAGTTACATCACaattatatagaaaatgTAAAGAACTAAATTATGTTATACCTAGTACATATATGAAAGTTAatacaaatgaaaaatatgaagGAGCAACTGTACTAGAACCTATTAAAGGTTATTATATTGAACCAATATCGACATTAGATTTTGCATCTTTATATCCATCTATTATGATTGCACATAATCTATGTTATTCTACTCTAATCAAAAGCAACAATGAAGTTTCAGATTTACAAAGTGATGATATCACAACAATAcaaggaaaaaataatttaaaatttgTTAAGAAAAATGTTAAAAAGGGAATTCTCCCATTAATTGTAGAAGAATTAATAGAAGCTAGAAAAAAAGTTAAATTATTAAtcaaaaatgaaaaaaataatataaccAAAATGGTACTTAATGGTAGGCAATTAGCTCTCAAAATTTCAGCAAATTCTGTATATGGATATACAGGAGCATCATCAGGTGGACAATTACCATGTTTAGAAGTAGCTGTTTCTATTACTACATTAGGCAGATCTATGATTGAAAAAACTAAAGAAAGGGTAGAAAGTTTTTatagtaaaaataatgGATATGAACATAATTCGACAGTTATCTATGGAGATACAGATTCTGTTATGGTCAAATTTGGAactaataatattgaaGAAGCCATGACACTAGGAAAAGATGCAGCAGAACGTATTAGTAAAGAATTTTTAGCACCTATAAAATTAGAATTCGAAAAAGTATATTGtccatatttattattaaataaaaaaagatatgCAGGGTTATTATATACTAATCCAAATAAACATGATAAAATGGATTGTAAAGGAATTGAAACTGTAAGAAGAgatttttgtatattaatACAACAAATGATGGAAACtgttttaaataaattattaattgaaaaaaatttaaatagTGCTATTGAATATACCaaaagtaaaataaaagaattgCTAACAAACAATATTGATATGAGTTTATTAGTTGTAACGAAATCATTAGGAAAAACAGATTATGAAACAAGGTTACCACATGTAGAACTAGccaaaaaattaaaacaaagAGACAGTGCTACAGCACCTAATGTTGGAGATCGAGTTAGTTATATAATTGTTAAAGGTGTTAAAGGACAAGCACAATATGAAAGAGCAGAAGATCCTTTATATGTTTTAGATAATAATCTTGCTATAgattataatcattatcTAGATGCAATTAAAAGTCCTTTATCTAGGATATTTGAAGTTATTATGCAAAATTCAGATTCCTTATTTTCAGGTGATCATACAAGACATAAAACTATATTAACATCAAGTCAAACTGCCTTATCcaaatttttaaaaaaatcaGTTAGATGCATAGGTTGTAACAGTTCCATAAAAAAACCACCTCTATGTAACCACtgtaaagaaaataaagaattcTCTATCTATATgcaaaaaattaaagatTTTAAGAGTAAACAAAATGAATTCTTTCAATTATGGACTGAATGCCAACGATGTCAAGGAAATTTACATGTGGATGTTATATGTATGAATAGGGATTGCCCTATATTTTATAGGCGAgcaaaaattaaaaaggaTGTAGCTAACTTACAGGAACAGGTTACTTCATTAAGAATGGATTGGtga
- a CDS encoding exported protein (PHISTc) — protein sequence MKIRKGHLFFMLEKRYITEKTKNDKQQCNCKLNKEKKSYQNKDIKNKWVLYKNSDLLLFLILIVILFQDIYSYNKCTKVHLLKFSPNFVRVLSDLYYQNQHDYNLHDVSGLSSLGYNSRESASTINRNNFNDNNLSNKYQGQDQEQRNINKGTSSKILKESRIANTSQSNIKCLDDDLSFLEQSFKSISFNTDKEKDINSGKNINNGKNINNGNSYKILNESITGNTTNNNIYNNNNSRDNIHNFGKTSSGVHLQNRNPGGGNSDSNSQMFRGNKYDKKNYNDSNNYNNQNSSNYHSQYSNGYNNKMDGRNTSQGNFQRDPYIEENSRNYNNISYNNYSSHTENPYNNNNYYYYGYENTTNTYHNMGHGNPQTISIEEWNEGMYSMSNNYNTYNDPYYDSYYDDNKWNDDFLVMEKEFEKLVHQKHGENYNHDNMYNTYINNSTYQGQNYNPSNIDDYLGTIDEAFERVHFKGHNIRNSSINTNFNYEDYMKGNMKIDFVDSSDEEFESKFNNSSAQKKKSKKSKVQNLRTTSRTLHREDYNNSDDDDDNDDNDDNVDHICNESEYEFPTKNNDYEDNSYETEGETQGSSYSDNNKKKKKTDNMNKIVKKDSSSEIQHSKKENMNQLYAVFQSDTGIDVKWNTSKEKKVNESNKKEITSFEENYTEKEINDIISKLNEFISLKDMFIIFNHVKRIERKKFLHMQKDMNEYIEKCIQNYKMPGYIKRKCMAKANFNMTADYLELEGRILQNFYTLLYKGNMSKSNFIKLIQEQRNYWLNQRTQLNSIWKDEIEKKMKWYAFRLKKDKSIGEWIAFLAKE from the exons ATGAAAATTCGGAAAGgacatttattttttatgttagaaaaaagatatattacAGAAAAAACTAAAAATGATAAACAGCAATGTAATTGTAAATTaaacaaagaaaaaaaatcgtatcaaaataaagacattaaaaataaatgggtgctctataaaaatagtgatttattattatttcttatcttaatagttatattatttcaG GATATATATTCATACAATAAATGCACAAAGGTACATCTCTTAAAATTTAGTCCTAATTTCGTAAGAGTATTAAGtgatttatattatcaaaacCAACATGATTATAATTTGCATGATGTGAGTGGACTTTCATCACTAGGATATAATTCTAGAGAGAGTGCATCTACTattaatagaaataattttaatgataataacttatcaaataaatatcaaGGTCAAGATCAAGAACAAAGGAATATTAATAAAGGAACTAGTTCTAagatattaaaagaatCAAGGATTGCAAATACATCTCAATCTAACATTAAATGTTTAGATGATGATTTAAGTTTTTTAGAACAATCTTTTAAAAGCATATCTTTTAATACagataaagaaaaagatataaatagtgggaaaaatataaataatgggaaaaatataaataatggaaatagttataaaatattaaacGAATCTATAACTGGAAATACtactaataataatatttataataataataattcaagggataatattcataatttCGGAAAAACTTCTTCAGGTGTTCATTTACAAAATAGGAATCCAGGAGGAGGTAATAGTGATAGTAATTCCCAAATGTTTAGAGGAAATAAATATGAcaagaaaaattataatgatagtaataattataataatcaaaataGTAGTAATTACCATAGTCAATATTCAAATGgatataacaataaaatgGATGGTAGGAACACATCACAAGGAAATTTTCAGAGAGATCCATATATAGAAGAAAATTCAAGAAAttacaataatatttcatataataattattcaaGCCATACAGAAAAtccatataataataataattattattattatggTTATGAAAATACTACCAATACGTATCATAATATGGGACATGGAAATCCTCAAACAATTTCTATAGAAGAATGGAACGAAGGAATGTATTCAATGTCAAATAActataatacatataacgatccatattatgatagttattatgatgataataaatgGAATGATGATTTTCTTGTTATGGAAAAAGAATTTGAAAAACTGGTTCATCAAAAACATGGtgaaaattataatcatgataatatgtataatacatatattaataattcaaCATATCAAGGTCAAAATTACAACCCAAGTAATATTGATGATTATTTAGGAACTATAGATGAAGCTTTTGAAAGGGTGCATTTTAAAGGACATAATATTAGAAATTCTAGTATTAATAcaaattttaattatgaAGATTATATGAAAGGGAATATGAAAATTGATTTCGTTGATAGTTCAGATGAAGAATTTGAAAGTAAGTTTAATAATTCCTCTGCtcagaaaaaaaaaagcaaaAAGAGCAAAGTACAAAATTTGAGAACAACAAGTCGTACATTACATAGAGaagattataataatagtgatgatgatgatgataatgatgataatgatgataatgtTGATCATATTTGTAATGAGAGTGAATATGAATTTCCTactaaaaataatgattatGAAGACAATTCTTATGAAACTGAAGGAGAAACACAAGGATCGTCATATTctgataataataaaaaaaaaaaaaaaacagataatatgaataaaattGTAAAAAAAGATTCTTCTTCTGAAATACAACATTCTAAAAAGGAAAACATGAACCAATTATATGCAGTCTTTCAAAGTGATACCGGAATTGATGTAAAGTGGAATACTTCGAAAGAAAAGAAAGTAAATgaatcaaataaaaaagaaataactagttttgaagaaaattatacagaaaaggaaattaatgatattatttcaAAACTAAATGAATTTATAAGTTTGAAAgatatgtttattatatttaatcATGTTAAAAGAATTGAAAGGAAAAAATTTCTTCATATGCAAAAAGATATGAATgaatatatagaaaaatgtatacaaaattataaaatgcctggttatataaaaaggaaatgTATGGCTAAAGCAAATTTTAATATGACTGCTGATTACTTGGAATTGGAAGGTAGAATTTTACAGAATTTTTATACTTTGTTATATAAGGGAAATATGAGCAAGTCTAATTTCATTAAACTAATACAGGAACAAAGAAATTATTGGTTGAATCAAAGAACACAATTGAATTCTATTTGGAAAGATGAgattgaaaaaaaaatgaagtGGTATGCATTTcgtttaaaaaaagataaaagTATTGGAGAGTGGATTGCATTCCTTGCTAAGGAGTAA
- a CDS encoding putative enoyl-CoA hydratase-related protein, which yields MFFNLKCLRKHNKIYDMLQINKCKNEDVIKRCVRTSIFKDDDIYLNPQDIHNESLPKINYLNSGKLDEYVYNRNNIGMDTIIINSKYMNIKMINKLYKKLCDSEVNYTKRFIYLTSLYNNIFNYSYNLYDLLKILELYQKSKDIYYINLFKKILQNINDLAYLIFSYKKPIISYCNGKIKGSAGFLSFLANNSASFNHSSYTYNNLNYSFLPYGGISFVLANLRANLGFYFALTGQVIQSSDLVWCGLTKRWISDESLELMEISSESQLEVSEQDAHILLEEHFLKIPEIYTLKNYEQVIHEHFKHNNLLTILKCLDQSRNSSDQNIRKWADETYQKIISLPPLATHLTFEILNILRNYKIELLKKAQVNKRLWNEMIKNSYKVPTTKEQISMNELKYTIDKELFIKALNIETNTLLNFISCPDILNGITSYLVKDTNHAFSSTYLNNNIFQIKKDIIYYFLFYKNSYEYTIYDRPDISYSSLSVLEKYNQHYNAEGNTTHDKIFFSKQFERWKDDYLQEELEDINKYFL from the exons atgttttttaaCTTAAAATGTTTAAGGAAACATAACAAAATTTATGATATGCTTcaaattaataaatgtaaGAATGAAGATGTAATAAAAAGGTGTGTAAGAACGAGCATTTTTAAAgatgatgatatatatttaaacCCACAAGATATACATAATGAATCATTACctaaaataaattatttaaattcTGGAAAGTTAGATgaatatgtatataatcGTAATAATATAGGAATGGATactattataattaatagcaaatatatgaatattaagatgattaataaattatataaaaaattatgtgATAGTGAAGTTAATTATACTAAAagatttatttatttaacatccttatataataatatatttaattatagttataatttatatgatttattaaaaatattagaattatatcaaaaaagtaaagatatatattatataaatttattcaaaaaaattctacaaaatataaatgatttagcatatcttatattttcttataaaaaacctattatatcatattgTAACGGCAAAATAAAAGGATCTGCAGGTTTCTTGTCTTTTCTAGCTAATAATAGTGCTTCATTCAATCATTCGtcatatacatataataatttaaattattcatttttacCTTATGGAGGAATATCTTTTGTACTAGCTAATTTAAGAGCTAACTTAGGATTTTATTTCGCCTTAACAGGTCAGGTAATTCAGTCATCAGATTTGGTTTGGTGCGGATTAACTAAAAGATGGATATCTGATGAAAGTTTGGAATTAATGGAAATAAGTTCTGAGAGTCAATTAGAAGTTTCAGAACAAGATGcacatattttattagaagaacattttttaaaaatacctgaaatatataccttaaaaaattatgaacaAGTCATACATGAACATTTTAAACATAACAATTTGTTAActatattaaaatgtttGGATCAATCAAGAAATAGTTCAGATCAAAACATAAGAAAATGGGCTGACGAAACttatcaaaaaattatttccCTTCCACCATTAGCTACTCATTTGAcatttgaaatattaaatattttaagaaattacaaaatagagttattaaaaaaagcTCAGGTAAATAAACGTTTATGGAATgaaatgataaaaaatagtTATAAAGTACCAACAACAAAAGAACAAATAAGTATGaatgaattaaaatatactattgataaagaattatttattaaagcattaaatatagaaactaatacattattaaattttatatcatGTCCTGATATTCTAAATGGTATAACATCCTATTTAGTTAAGGATACTAACCATGCTTTCTCATCaacatatttaaataacaatatatttcaaattaaaaaagatattatttattatttcctcttttataaaaactCTTATGAATACACTATATATGACAGACCGGATATAAGTTATTCAAGTTTAAGTGtattagaaaaatataatcaGCACTACAATGCTGAAGGTAATACAACCCACGAcaaaattttcttttcgAAGCAG TTTGAAAGATGGAAAGATGATTACCTTCAAGAAGAGCTGGAGGATAttaacaaatattttttatag
- a CDS encoding rhoptry neck protein 12: MKRVHIYLCFTFFFFLCILKGVYNVKTQKNEGIIFNKEGNENDNENNDRNTSNNSNRINRITLNKEMYEKYNKMNNEEDNNKNLNYDLSNSKNGTKKKHFGSKSSEDKTNEKNSINSVLEKYEHMKHEEKNLQNLNKNMINQENDDSMKSIFISEESFENAKNVCQFIVMQNDYFKNFCNITSLVYDIEKLKKNNNKIYEGILSNSYENNNGSKLKLLKEINKPKVFKEMDNTNPKFSILFLYDKFCYGGIPLACSNLMKYDNVFDVNQQNETSDKSGDSLNVDEMENYFINQTGMDNEFEENISDLTQE, from the coding sequence atgaaaagagTACATATCTATTTGTgttttactttttttttttttttatgtatattaaaagGAGTGTATAATGTGAAGACACAAAAGAATGAAGgaattatttttaacaAGGAGGgtaatgaaaatgataatgaaaataatgatagGAACACATCAAATAATAGCAATAGAATAAATAGAATAACATTGAATAAAGAGATgtatgaaaaatataataaaatgaataatgaagaagataataataaaaacttAAATTATGATTTAAGTAATTCAAAGAATGGaacgaaaaaaaaacattttgGTAGTAAAAGTAGTGAAGATaaaacaaatgaaaaaaattctataaatagtgtattagaaaaatatgaacatatgaaacatgaagaaaaaaatttacaaaatttaaataagaatatgataaatcaagaaaatgatgataGTATGAAatcaatatttatatctgAAGAATCTTTTGAAAATGCTAAGAATGTATGTCAATTTATTGTAATGCAAAatgattattttaaaaatttttgtaatattaCATCATTAGTATATGATATAGAAaaacttaaaaaaaataataataaaatttatgaAGGAATCCTAAGTAATtcatatgaaaataataatggttcaaaattaaaattacttaaagaaattaataagCCTAAAGTATTTAAAGAAATGGATAATACTAATCCAAAATTCTCtatcttatttttatatgataaatttTGTTATGGTGGTATTCCATTAGCTTGCTCAAATTTAATGAAATATGATAATGTATTTGATGTTAATCAGCAAAATGAAACTAGTGATAAATCAGGTGATTCTCTTAATGTTGATGAAATggaaaattattttattaatcAAACAGGTATGGACAATGAATTCGAGGAAAACATTTCTGATTTAACACAAGAgtga
- a CDS encoding exported protein (PHISTc) — protein sequence MERSKNIFSVFDEQFIHKDVEKNIRKNNFPMYIYILLICLIFFILQDGNYDDIMNTPLDFTHMKKSRTLSDYQCIENYNFEEKDEDLFNDDIFNNDEKSEYNYSENVVEDFNFYMDRMNETDDKWIMQKNNIRNSICNKKDPYNKLIYGDVSRDLSESEFNEFINNLDNYVNKNEMYIIWNYVNSNEKDKYLNMQKNIKSFCENLAYNYDIPKNVERNEWLKAYYFMTDILLINENKFNNYFYHLISYGKCDKSFFLEVIDIHKNSWRNIRRSMSNLWTKKLTDTFKNYTYEAL from the exons atGGAAAGAAGTAAAAATATCTTTTCTGTTTTTGATGAACAATTCATACATAAAGATGTTGAAAAGAATATAAggaaaaataattttccaatgtatatttatattcttttgatttgtctaatattttttatactGCAA gatggtaattatgatgatattaTGAATACCCCCTTAGATTTCACGCATATGAAAAAATCTAGAACTCTATCTGATTATCAATGTatagaaaattataattttgaaGAAAAGGATGAAGACCTTTTCAATGatgatatttttaataacGACGAAAAGTCtgaatataattattcagAAAATGTGGTTGAAgattttaatttttatatggATAGAATGAATGAAACAGATGATAAATGGATTATGcaaaagaataatataagaaatagTATATGCAATAAAAAAGATCcttataataaattaatatatggAGATGTATCACGTGATTTATCAGAGTCTGAATTTAATGAATTCATAAATAATTTAGATAATTATGTTAATAAAAACgaaatgtatattatttggAATTATGTTAATTCTaatgaaaaagataaatatcTAAATATGcaaaagaatataaaaagtttTTGTGAAAATTTAGcttataattatgatattCCAAAAAATGTTGAAAGAAATGAATGGTTAAAAGCCTACTATTTTATGACagatattttattaattaatgaaaataaatttaataattatttttatcatttaatttcATATGGAAAATGTGACAAAAGCTTCTTTCTAGAAGTTATtgatatacataaaaaCTCTTGGAGAAATATTAGAAGATCTATGAGTAATTTATGGACCAAAAAATTAACTGACACTTTTAAGAACTACACATATGAAGCCTTATaa
- a CDS encoding early transcribed membrane protein 10.3, with protein MKSSSHIILLNIILFVSFLGCVLSLNLFSGNEDKHALKDIDKTLENLLKKKKILISTAAVALAITLGGLFGSIGYKSWKNKNNKKDKVNDGSDSEELDSSKDDKDE; from the coding sequence ATGAAGAGTTCTAGCCACATCATTCTTTTAAACATTATCCTATTCGTTAGCTTCTTAGGATGTGTTTTAAGTCTTAACCTTTTTTCTGGAAATGAAGATAAGCATGCGTTGAAGGATATCGACAAAACATTAGAAAATCTattgaagaaaaagaaaatcCTCATATCTACTGCTGCTGTTGCTTTGGCTATAACCTTAGGTGGTTTATTTGGAAGTATAGGATATAAGAGCTggaaaaacaaaaataataaaaaagataagGTGAATGATGGATCTGATTCTGAAGAATTAGATAGCTCTAAGGACGACAAAgatgaataa